The Desulforegula conservatrix Mb1Pa genome includes a window with the following:
- a CDS encoding PAS domain-containing hybrid sensor histidine kinase/response regulator codes for MIKNGPSQENINDKRSIPALVEKKAARLGLKVYFEDDWIFMTPGEDHIISAVPIEPAIVYIKTSGTITNESMMNGLEIIDKIAYSVFGKTSYVKIEDIGDIKRMSSDARRTYINYSGRQDNLAGIVFCGVSPLNRLSINIGRRFALSKAVKITDSPEEAVSAALEILGRVPGFDLSGHTAIKDDGTKKQVCKITGLEITSRPEWENIHIASGIIAKFRFIGKRIVHAEVGPGNEKECSYDAIYKYYELQKEAISEIVPAGSTYVKLINFSDQYLPKHSLEIRRRMFRSLKNEEDRMSALIGYNVPFMVSCNLRVGWNLYRLKSDLFIESSYESGVRKAVECLCTSGRANYKDICGDILSKPEWNISDEGYAASCSVLNGHMIFIKNYGSFKREHLPSGIKIIENMLASISSDNSPLYFLIDIEDLQQSEIGARRRFFDALNSFWLINPFPACYFIGGSRMGIAAVNLLRPRVKFKINSVRNIGEALNSIFSSKTKEPARSFFSMPDFFRRRDIELEKFSSELLEHISKINWEADSVFSEESQAVASAHPFAQVFDALRLLRADVESLFAERDNAIKALKKSEERYRLIVDNASDIIFIHDKDGHLLFVNQAATFFLGYSSDELVGMNISDLASPSCPTTPESEICRRLTGETPADSFYELVWKKKNGEDIWLETSSRFIKNNGKLEAVQSIARDVTHYKSAAQALKDAEERSAKILETIEDGYYEVDTRGRITAFNPGYSRIIGYSEEEIMGLHYKTYMSPDDAKRVLQHYNQVYLTGIPQKGFDWAVIRKDGEKIHVETSVSLIIDSKGEKKGFRGIVRDITDRKMAEIEMFLAKEEAVAANEAKSRFLANMSHEMRTPMNGVLGMTRLLLGTELTKEQKDFAETINLSASTLLFVVNDILDFSKMEAGQLSLETNSFSLRKTLDEIAEIMTVQAEEKKLLLYVSVASDVPCRVTGDAYRIKQILINLVNNAIKFTDSGKITVKIESEYKADKIFKARFSVTDTGVGVKPENRNLLFKPFSQIDSTLARRHGGTGLGLAICRQLALLMQGEIWHEDTVGEGSSFYFTAVFENHSYEKDHHLLSCRKIGIMVDDPIDAENLTAHITHLEGIPVMCSSYPLPGDEISIFVSDIEKRDSALNHIPTETACVWIAPFGKGIEAERSNEQLIQRPIRFSRLVKAISTLPGMDRTCRAKECRYMDADNLHGLKVLMAEDNLVNRKLGLKLLEKLGCIVDVVTNGLEAVEIFQKNDYDLIIMDVQMPEMDGLEATRRIRLLDDKKRHIPILALTAHAMKGDKERCLASGMNGYIAKPVDPEALKSAIICTLNLECL; via the coding sequence ATGATTAAAAATGGCCCATCTCAGGAAAACATAAACGACAAGCGATCGATTCCAGCTCTTGTGGAAAAGAAAGCCGCTCGCCTTGGCCTGAAGGTTTATTTTGAAGACGACTGGATATTCATGACCCCTGGTGAAGATCACATAATTTCTGCCGTTCCCATTGAACCTGCAATAGTCTATATAAAAACATCCGGCACAATTACTAACGAAAGCATGATGAATGGCCTTGAGATCATCGATAAAATAGCATATTCGGTTTTCGGGAAAACCTCCTATGTCAAAATTGAAGACATCGGCGATATTAAACGCATGTCCTCTGATGCACGCCGAACCTATATCAACTACTCAGGCAGGCAGGACAACCTCGCAGGTATAGTATTCTGCGGAGTTTCGCCCCTGAACAGACTCAGTATCAATATCGGCAGACGTTTTGCCCTTTCAAAAGCCGTAAAAATCACTGACAGTCCTGAGGAAGCCGTTTCAGCCGCGCTTGAAATTCTTGGCCGCGTTCCTGGATTTGATCTGTCAGGTCACACAGCCATTAAAGATGACGGGACAAAAAAGCAGGTCTGCAAAATAACTGGCCTTGAGATCACCTCGCGCCCTGAATGGGAAAATATTCATATCGCAAGCGGAATTATCGCAAAATTCAGATTTATAGGAAAAAGAATCGTTCATGCCGAAGTTGGGCCAGGAAATGAAAAAGAATGTTCCTATGATGCCATATACAAATATTATGAACTACAGAAAGAGGCCATATCAGAAATCGTTCCGGCGGGCAGTACATATGTCAAGCTGATAAATTTTTCGGATCAATATTTGCCAAAACATTCCCTGGAAATCCGAAGGAGAATGTTCAGATCATTGAAAAATGAAGAAGACAGAATGTCAGCCCTTATCGGCTACAATGTACCTTTCATGGTCTCATGCAATCTCAGGGTCGGATGGAACCTGTACAGGCTCAAGTCCGATCTTTTTATAGAAAGCTCTTATGAATCAGGAGTCCGTAAGGCGGTTGAATGCCTATGCACGTCCGGCAGAGCCAATTATAAGGACATATGCGGAGATATCCTTTCAAAGCCGGAATGGAATATTTCGGATGAGGGATATGCTGCGTCATGTTCCGTACTTAATGGACATATGATTTTCATAAAAAATTACGGGAGTTTTAAAAGAGAGCATCTGCCGTCCGGTATAAAAATTATTGAAAACATGCTGGCTTCTATCTCATCTGATAACTCTCCCTTGTATTTTCTTATAGATATTGAAGATCTTCAGCAATCCGAGATAGGCGCAAGGCGCAGATTTTTTGACGCTTTAAATTCATTCTGGCTGATTAATCCATTCCCCGCATGCTATTTTATCGGTGGCAGCAGAATGGGGATAGCCGCCGTGAATCTGCTGAGGCCGAGGGTAAAATTTAAGATTAATTCAGTCAGAAATATCGGAGAGGCGCTCAATTCAATCTTCAGTTCAAAAACAAAAGAACCTGCGAGGTCATTTTTTTCAATGCCTGATTTTTTCAGGAGAAGAGATATCGAGCTTGAAAAATTCTCGTCCGAACTGCTTGAGCATATTTCAAAAATAAACTGGGAAGCAGACAGCGTATTTTCCGAAGAAAGCCAAGCAGTGGCCTCTGCCCATCCATTTGCCCAGGTGTTTGACGCACTAAGACTCCTCAGGGCAGACGTGGAGAGTCTTTTCGCCGAAAGGGACAACGCCATCAAGGCCCTTAAAAAAAGCGAAGAAAGATACAGGCTCATTGTTGATAATGCCAGCGACATCATTTTTATACATGATAAGGACGGCCATCTTCTTTTCGTCAATCAGGCAGCCACCTTTTTTCTTGGTTATTCCAGCGACGAGCTTGTCGGAATGAATATTTCCGATCTTGCAAGTCCTTCATGTCCGACAACTCCGGAATCAGAAATATGCAGGAGACTGACTGGCGAGACTCCTGCGGATTCATTTTACGAGCTTGTGTGGAAAAAGAAAAACGGGGAAGATATCTGGCTGGAAACAAGCAGCAGATTCATTAAAAACAATGGGAAACTTGAGGCTGTCCAGAGCATAGCAAGGGATGTTACTCATTACAAATCAGCTGCCCAGGCATTGAAGGATGCTGAGGAAAGGTCTGCGAAAATACTCGAAACCATTGAAGACGGATACTACGAGGTTGATACCAGGGGCAGGATAACGGCATTTAATCCCGGCTACTCCAGAATTATCGGATATTCTGAAGAAGAAATAATGGGTCTGCATTACAAGACTTACATGTCTCCGGATGATGCAAAAAGGGTTTTGCAACATTACAATCAAGTCTATCTTACCGGAATTCCACAGAAAGGCTTTGACTGGGCTGTAATAAGAAAAGATGGTGAAAAAATCCACGTTGAAACATCTGTGTCTCTTATTATCGATTCCAAAGGAGAGAAAAAAGGATTCAGGGGGATTGTAAGGGATATCACAGACAGAAAAATGGCTGAGATAGAGATGTTTCTTGCCAAGGAAGAAGCTGTCGCTGCCAACGAGGCAAAAAGCAGATTCCTTGCAAACATGAGCCATGAGATGAGAACCCCGATGAATGGCGTTCTTGGCATGACAAGGCTATTGCTTGGCACAGAGCTTACAAAGGAGCAGAAGGATTTTGCCGAAACCATCAATCTTTCGGCATCAACACTTCTTTTTGTGGTCAATGATATTCTCGATTTTTCAAAAATGGAGGCTGGCCAGCTCAGTCTTGAGACAAACAGTTTCAGTCTTAGAAAAACCCTTGATGAAATTGCTGAAATCATGACGGTTCAGGCTGAAGAAAAAAAACTGTTATTATATGTATCAGTTGCATCTGATGTGCCTTGCAGGGTTACAGGCGACGCCTACAGGATCAAGCAGATACTCATAAATCTTGTTAATAATGCAATTAAATTTACTGATTCAGGGAAAATTACAGTAAAAATTGAATCAGAGTACAAGGCTGATAAAATATTCAAGGCGAGATTTTCAGTTACTGATACTGGCGTGGGCGTAAAGCCAGAAAACAGGAATCTCCTTTTCAAGCCATTTTCACAGATTGACTCAACTCTTGCAAGAAGGCATGGAGGCACAGGCCTGGGACTTGCCATATGCAGGCAGCTTGCGCTTCTCATGCAAGGCGAGATATGGCATGAAGATACCGTTGGCGAAGGCAGCAGTTTCTATTTTACGGCTGTGTTTGAAAACCATTCATATGAAAAAGACCATCATCTTCTGTCATGCAGAAAGATCGGAATTATGGTCGATGATCCTATTGACGCGGAAAATCTTACGGCTCATATTACCCATCTTGAAGGAATTCCGGTAATGTGCAGCTCATATCCCTTGCCCGGGGATGAGATTTCAATTTTTGTCTCGGATATTGAAAAAAGAGACTCTGCTTTAAATCATATTCCAACTGAAACAGCTTGTGTCTGGATCGCTCCTTTCGGTAAGGGTATCGAGGCAGAAAGATCCAATGAACAGCTGATACAAAGGCCTATAAGATTTTCAAGGCTTGTCAAGGCTATTTCCACGCTCCCAGGCATGGATAGGACATGCCGGGCAAAGGAATGCCGATATATGGATGCTGACAATCTTCATGGTCTGAAAGTGCTGATGGCCGAAGACAATCTTGTTAATAGAAAACTTGGTCTCAAGCTTCTTGAAAAACTCGGATGCATTGTTGATGTGGTCACAAACGGGCTTGAAGCAGTCGAAATATTTCAGAAAAACGATTACGATCTTATTATAATGGACGTTCAGATGCCTGAAATGGACGGACTTGAAGCAACAAGAAGAATCAGGCTTCTGGATGACAAAAAACGACATATTCCAATTCTTGCCCTCACCGCCCATGCAATGAAAGGTGACAAGGAACGCTGTCTCGCCTCAGGTATGAACGGATATATAGCTAAGCCTGTTGATCCTGAGGCTCTAAAGTCTGCAATTATCTGCACCCTGAATCTTGAATGCCTGTGA
- the creC gene encoding two-component system sensor histidine kinase CreC: MRLGTRIFLCYVTIFSICFAYPIKWTLDNLRTRYLEGVEDPLADQANILAEWTGAQIAAGNFSPENLSEIFKSVKGRVLSAPIYDIVKERVDMNIYITDKSGRIIFDSEDPGRTGQDYSQWRDVFLAQEGKYGARTTRRNPRDPGSTVLHVAAPIIANGEIAGVLTVAKPTTTINSLMKNARPDVLAVFGVSAVATIFLSFIVSILMTRPIKRLTSYANDIRAGKRVSLPRLDKSEIGEMGNAFEKMKEALEGKKYVEEYVQALTHEIKSPVSAIRGAAELLDEEMKPEQKARFLANIRNEANRIQDIVDRMLELAGLENLKILEKRERISSSLLVENVLESKNAILSKKSLTINSKINTKIDIYGEPFLLQQAFANILQNAIDFSPAGACIDICARIEDDMLILTVEDQGPGIPEYAEKKIFDKFFSLQRPDSGKKSTGLGLNFVREVASLHKGSIVLENMPEGGVRALLKIPC, encoded by the coding sequence ATGAGACTCGGAACCCGTATCTTTTTATGCTATGTTACCATTTTTTCCATCTGCTTTGCTTATCCCATCAAATGGACCCTCGATAATCTGAGAACGAGATATCTCGAAGGAGTTGAAGATCCTCTGGCTGATCAGGCCAATATTCTTGCCGAATGGACAGGAGCACAGATAGCAGCGGGAAATTTCAGCCCTGAAAATCTTTCCGAAATTTTCAAATCCGTCAAAGGCCGAGTTCTTTCAGCTCCCATATATGACATAGTAAAAGAGCGGGTTGACATGAATATCTATATTACAGACAAATCAGGCAGGATAATATTTGACTCAGAAGATCCAGGCCGGACAGGTCAGGATTACAGCCAGTGGAGGGATGTTTTTCTGGCCCAGGAAGGTAAATATGGGGCAAGAACAACTCGCAGAAATCCTCGTGATCCGGGAAGCACGGTTCTGCATGTAGCAGCGCCTATAATTGCCAATGGAGAGATTGCAGGTGTCCTGACCGTCGCAAAACCGACAACTACAATCAACAGTCTCATGAAAAACGCGAGGCCGGATGTTCTGGCGGTTTTCGGTGTTTCGGCAGTTGCGACCATTTTTCTTAGCTTCATCGTTTCTATCCTGATGACAAGGCCCATAAAGAGGCTTACTTCCTATGCGAATGATATCAGGGCTGGCAAAAGGGTTTCACTACCCAGGCTTGATAAAAGCGAGATTGGAGAAATGGGCAATGCCTTCGAAAAGATGAAAGAGGCTCTGGAAGGCAAAAAATATGTTGAGGAATATGTCCAGGCCCTGACCCACGAGATCAAGAGTCCTGTTTCTGCCATAAGGGGCGCTGCCGAGCTTCTGGACGAAGAAATGAAACCCGAACAAAAGGCGCGTTTTCTGGCAAATATCAGAAACGAGGCAAACCGCATACAGGACATTGTCGACAGAATGCTTGAGCTTGCAGGTCTTGAAAATCTCAAGATACTTGAAAAACGGGAACGAATTTCCTCTTCCCTGCTTGTTGAAAATGTTCTTGAAAGCAAGAATGCGATTCTTTCAAAAAAAAGCCTGACCATTAACTCAAAAATAAATACGAAAATTGATATTTATGGAGAGCCATTTCTTCTTCAGCAGGCCTTTGCCAATATTCTCCAAAATGCCATTGATTTCAGTCCCGCAGGAGCATGTATAGATATTTGTGCAAGAATTGAAGACGACATGCTGATTTTGACGGTGGAGGATCAGGGGCCGGGAATCCCTGAATATGCTGAAAAAAAGATTTTCGACAAGTTTTTTTCCCTTCAAAGACCAGACTCAGGAAAAAAGAGCACAGGCCTCGGCCTCAATTTTGTCAGGGAAGTGGCATCACTTCACAAGGGCAGCATTGTTCTTGAGAATATGCCTGAAGGCGGGGTAAGAGCTTTGTTGAAAATTCCATGCTGA
- a CDS encoding TIGR02117 family protein: MGSQKMKIHLLMLMVLCFCISGCSSSPEVIKINHSKNNKANEAEEIHFVHILSHGWHTGIALPAEDLNKKMPGLPKRFKAATYYEIGWGDAGFYQAEEITTKLTFQALFSSTGAVVHVVGFRNSPEEFFSESEIIRISLDRKSYEGMLDFIKASFSTDKSGNPISLKTGIYGDSQFYQGSGRYHAFNTCNTWTAKALASAGFDINFGLKLTSSSVMGYLEKQSQTE; this comes from the coding sequence ATGGGCAGTCAAAAAATGAAAATCCACCTGTTAATGCTCATGGTTCTTTGTTTTTGTATTTCAGGCTGTTCAAGTTCTCCCGAAGTAATAAAAATAAACCATAGCAAGAATAATAAAGCCAACGAAGCCGAAGAAATTCATTTCGTCCATATTCTCAGCCACGGTTGGCACACTGGAATTGCTCTTCCTGCCGAAGATCTGAACAAAAAAATGCCTGGTCTGCCCAAGAGATTTAAAGCAGCCACTTATTATGAAATAGGCTGGGGTGACGCAGGTTTTTATCAGGCCGAGGAAATAACCACAAAACTAACCTTTCAGGCTCTGTTCTCATCCACTGGCGCTGTTGTTCATGTTGTTGGATTTAGAAACAGCCCGGAAGAATTTTTTTCAGAAAGCGAAATAATCAGAATCAGTCTGGACAGAAAGAGTTATGAAGGAATGCTTGATTTCATAAAAGCGAGTTTTTCAACAGACAAATCAGGCAATCCTATAAGTCTTAAAACCGGAATTTACGGAGACAGCCAGTTTTATCAAGGCTCAGGAAGATACCATGCTTTCAACACATGCAACACCTGGACAGCCAAAGCCCTTGCAAGTGCGGGTTTTGATATCAATTTTGGTTTAAAGCTCACATCTTCGAGTGTTATGGGATATTTAGAAAAGCAGTCCCAAACAGAATAA
- a CDS encoding hemerythrin domain-containing protein has protein sequence MKTIHFLVEYTVDHFVAEEAMMKHYGYPDYGVHKIQHDNLVMDVAELIRQIESGQTLLTVKIANFMADWVKEHIIANDLKLGAFLKAKAGNIG, from the coding sequence ATGAAGACAATTCACTTTCTGGTTGAATACACTGTAGATCATTTTGTGGCAGAAGAAGCCATGATGAAACACTATGGGTATCCAGATTATGGCGTCCACAAAATCCAGCACGACAACCTTGTCATGGACGTTGCAGAACTTATAAGACAGATCGAAAGCGGCCAGACCCTGCTCACAGTCAAAATTGCCAATTTCATGGCTGACTGGGTGAAAGAACACATCATTGCAAACGATCTCAAATTAGGCGCTTTCTTGAAGGCCAAGGCCGGAAATATTGGATGA
- the creB gene encoding two-component system response regulator CreB translates to MKHRVLIVENEPAIADTIQYALETDGFETTCLYSGLPVLGLLAIENMDLIILDIGLPDINGFELCKEIRKNREIPIIFLTARSDEIDKVVGLEIGGDDYVTKPFSPRELSARVKALLRRTHQQSSSKDTLKQFQVDESRRQILYFGQSLDLSRYEFAILKTFIRRPGHVYSRDQLMELCWDEPECSMDRTIDAHIKNIRNKMKAIKPDYDSIITHRGQGYSLKEDS, encoded by the coding sequence ATGAAACACAGGGTTCTGATTGTTGAAAATGAACCGGCCATAGCTGACACGATTCAATACGCCCTGGAAACCGATGGTTTTGAAACCACATGTCTTTATTCAGGCCTTCCGGTTCTGGGGCTTCTTGCCATAGAAAACATGGATCTGATAATACTTGATATTGGCCTTCCGGACATAAACGGATTTGAGCTTTGCAAGGAAATCAGAAAAAACAGGGAGATTCCCATTATTTTTCTGACAGCCAGGTCTGATGAGATTGACAAGGTTGTGGGGCTTGAAATCGGCGGAGATGATTATGTCACAAAGCCTTTCAGCCCAAGGGAGCTTTCAGCGCGGGTCAAGGCCCTTTTAAGAAGAACCCATCAGCAATCATCTTCAAAGGATACGCTGAAGCAGTTTCAGGTGGACGAGTCCCGCAGGCAGATTCTTTATTTCGGGCAGTCTCTTGATTTGTCCAGATACGAATTCGCCATCCTGAAAACTTTCATAAGAAGGCCTGGTCATGTTTATTCCCGTGACCAGCTCATGGAACTCTGCTGGGATGAGCCTGAATGCAGCATGGACAGAACCATAGATGCGCACATCAAGAATATCAGAAACAAGATGAAAGCCATAAAACCGGATTATGATTCAATAATCACCCACAGGGGCCAGGGATATTCGCTCAAAGAGGATTCATGA
- a CDS encoding ABC transporter ATP-binding protein: protein MIEARNIIFDYPGTRALDDVSFSIREGSITALVGPNGAGKTTLLRCLAALDEPVSGNILIGGVSVLSDPRQTHRLLGYLSDSFGLYEELSVRQCLLYSAMSHAIPKNRHHDMIELCAERLGITDRLNMKAGSLSRGQRQRLAIAQAIIHDPKILLLDEPASGLDPEARHSLADLFRKLRDSGMTLMVSSHILAELDEYSTDMLVLRKGKIIEHSSLSSAKDIVMMEIKISSPLQDLQKIIEDEDGTSDVVASESSVCFSFSPDPDEQHRLLEGLLKKGLKICSFTEQQQNMHEAYLKTVRNDSAKENRI from the coding sequence ATGATAGAAGCAAGAAACATAATATTTGACTATCCAGGCACAAGGGCTCTGGATGATGTGTCCTTCAGCATACGCGAAGGAAGCATTACCGCTCTTGTCGGGCCTAACGGAGCAGGAAAGACGACATTGCTGCGCTGTCTCGCTGCCCTTGATGAGCCGGTTTCAGGAAACATCTTGATCGGCGGAGTAAGTGTGTTGTCCGACCCAAGGCAAACCCACCGGCTTCTCGGCTATCTTTCGGATTCCTTCGGGCTTTACGAGGAGCTTTCCGTTCGTCAATGCCTTTTGTATTCGGCAATGTCCCACGCCATCCCCAAAAATAGGCATCATGACATGATTGAACTCTGCGCCGAGCGGCTTGGAATCACAGACCGTCTGAACATGAAGGCAGGAAGTCTGTCCCGCGGGCAGAGGCAGAGGCTTGCCATAGCCCAGGCAATAATCCATGATCCAAAGATTCTGCTTCTTGATGAACCTGCTTCAGGGCTCGATCCTGAGGCAAGGCACAGTTTGGCTGATCTTTTCCGCAAGCTCAGGGACAGTGGCATGACCCTGATGGTTTCGTCCCACATCCTTGCCGAACTCGATGAATATTCGACTGACATGCTGGTTCTGAGAAAAGGCAAAATAATAGAGCATTCATCCCTTTCTTCTGCAAAGGACATTGTGATGATGGAGATAAAGATCTCATCACCGCTTCAGGATTTACAAAAAATCATTGAAGATGAAGATGGAACTTCAGATGTGGTGGCATCGGAAAGCAGCGTTTGTTTCAGTTTCAGCCCTGATCCTGACGAACAGCACCGTCTTCTGGAAGGTCTCCTGAAAAAAGGGCTGAAAATCTGTTCGTTCACAGAGCAGCAGCAGAACATGCATGAAGCATATCTGAAAACTGTAAGGAATGATTCGGCCAAGGAGAATCGCATATGA